From a single Intestinibaculum porci genomic region:
- a CDS encoding YebC/PmpR family DNA-binding transcriptional regulator yields the protein MGRAHEVRKASMAATAAKKTKIYSYYGKEIYQAAKSGGPDPDANLSLRAIINKAKKDQVPGHVIDNAINRVKNGATDNYEELQFEGFGPNGSTLIVKCLTDNVNRTISQVRPAFTKAHSKLGAEGSVSYLYNVQAVIQFKGLNEEETLDALIEGDVDAKDLETLEDGSIRITGEPTDYNAIKLAIQAKLPNVDFDVDEIQTVPTETVELEGEDMTLFERLMNLLNDCEDVDQVYHNVSNYNDGEEE from the coding sequence ATGGGTAGAGCTCATGAAGTACGTAAAGCCTCAATGGCTGCAACGGCTGCCAAGAAAACAAAAATCTATTCTTACTATGGTAAGGAAATCTATCAGGCAGCGAAATCAGGTGGTCCTGATCCAGATGCAAACTTATCTTTAAGAGCCATTATCAATAAAGCAAAAAAAGATCAGGTCCCAGGACATGTTATTGATAACGCCATCAACAGAGTAAAGAATGGTGCAACAGATAACTATGAAGAATTACAGTTCGAAGGTTTCGGTCCTAACGGTTCTACATTAATCGTTAAATGTTTAACAGATAATGTCAATAGAACAATCTCTCAGGTCCGTCCAGCCTTCACAAAAGCACATTCTAAATTAGGTGCTGAAGGTTCTGTATCATATTTATATAATGTTCAGGCTGTTATTCAGTTTAAAGGTTTAAATGAAGAAGAAACTTTAGATGCCCTCATCGAAGGTGATGTTGACGCTAAAGACTTAGAAACATTAGAAGATGGTTCAATCCGTATCACTGGTGAACCAACAGATTACAATGCCATCAAATTAGCAATCCAGGCTAAATTACCAAATGTGGACTTTGATGTCGATGAAATCCAGACTGTTCCAACAGAAACTGTTGAACTCGAAGGTGAAGACATGACTTTATTTGAAAGATTAATGAACTTATTAAACGATTGCGAAGACGTTGACCAGGTTTATCATAATGTTTCAAACTATAATGATGGAGAAGAAGAATAA
- a CDS encoding NAD(P)/FAD-dependent oxidoreductase, translated as MNKIIIIGAGACGVYSALLIKQAHPNVDVLVLEAHKTPLKKLLATGNGRCNLSNKDLAITHYDSDNLALVKDIIDDFDMPKQMQKLGLYTKYMGQLLYPYSEQAKSVFRILMDRAQEAGVVFLYEQFVKSIRYQDGYIIETEHQRFHSDGVIVSVGSSAGKLSQVYDRRSLFTHLSFDYQDNSPSLTQMYTKEVYKTLKGVRMKGVFSLYQGKQLLKQEKGEMLFTNYGVSGIAIMQLSRYYQEGVTLVCDLLPDLSKEELANFLQRDLIHPLEGLVPYQLSDLLEKTHQDPISFLKQMTFHVKGIRESEYAQVEKGGLLLSNFNNDLESKDYPHFYAGGEILNVNGDCGGYNLHFAFASGYRIFKGLERNQNVKN; from the coding sequence ATGAATAAAATAATCATAATTGGCGCAGGGGCATGCGGTGTTTATAGTGCTCTGTTAATCAAACAGGCGCATCCAAATGTAGATGTCTTAGTTTTAGAAGCCCATAAGACGCCTTTAAAAAAGTTATTAGCAACGGGGAATGGCCGCTGCAATTTATCGAATAAAGATCTTGCCATAACGCATTATGATAGTGATAACTTAGCGCTGGTGAAGGATATTATCGATGATTTTGATATGCCTAAGCAAATGCAGAAGCTTGGTCTTTATACCAAATATATGGGACAGCTGCTTTATCCTTATAGTGAACAGGCCAAAAGCGTCTTTCGTATTTTGATGGATCGGGCGCAGGAAGCTGGTGTTGTTTTTCTCTATGAACAGTTTGTGAAAAGCATTCGTTATCAGGATGGTTATATCATTGAGACAGAGCATCAGCGTTTCCATAGCGATGGTGTTATTGTCAGTGTCGGCAGCAGTGCTGGTAAACTGTCTCAGGTCTATGATCGCCGCAGCTTATTTACTCACTTGTCTTTTGACTATCAGGACAATAGTCCTTCATTAACCCAAATGTATACCAAAGAAGTGTATAAAACCCTCAAAGGGGTCAGAATGAAGGGCGTTTTCTCGCTTTATCAAGGGAAACAGCTTCTCAAACAGGAAAAGGGAGAAATGCTTTTTACGAATTATGGAGTCAGCGGCATCGCCATTATGCAGCTTTCTCGTTATTATCAGGAAGGTGTCACTTTAGTCTGTGATCTATTACCGGATCTTTCTAAAGAGGAACTTGCAAACTTCCTGCAGCGTGATTTGATACATCCATTAGAAGGTTTGGTGCCTTATCAGCTAAGTGATTTATTAGAAAAGACGCATCAGGATCCCATCTCTTTCCTTAAACAGATGACTTTTCATGTGAAAGGAATTCGGGAAAGTGAATATGCCCAAGTGGAAAAAGGCGGTTTACTATTATCAAACTTTAATAATGATTTAGAAAGTAAAGATTATCCGCATTTTTATGCCGGCGGAGAAATCTTAAATGTGAATGGCGATTGTGGCGGCTATAATCTGCATTTCGCATTTGCTAGCGGCTATCGTATTTTTAAAGGTTTAGAAAGGAATCAAAATGTTAAGAATTAA
- a CDS encoding NAD(P)/FAD-dependent oxidoreductase, which produces MLRINNVKVHLNETDARNVIAAKLNIRKREIQDVKILRRSIDARRSKVFFNCSYAFSCQNEEALLAAHKELQPYVPYVYTYPQPTAKRVMVVGSGPAGLFCAYVLAKAGVKVTLVERGKCVEERVKDVDDLFEKGIIHPESNIAFGEGGAGTFSDGKLTTGTKNKRIRYILDEFIKHGAPKEIGYDALPHIGTDRLRQVLIAMRQDLMAHGGEVRFETKFVDFKVEGDKHFVCLKHQGKEYWEETDDLVLAIGHSARDTYAMLAQKLTMHPKAFAVGVRIEQLQEDINKHQYKQDYRNKHLKAAPYKLAVRTSEGRGVYTFCMCPGGVVVPSTEEDGLLCINGMSYYARDGQNANSAILVNVSPEDFGFDDVLAGVAFQKDLERRAYALGGGNLSAPVQKVVDYMQGEVTTSFGKVLPTYRPGTTFADLNQVFPEVINRNLKEGLQLMNERFKGFYDEDTLITAVESRSSAPVRIERDENMSAQGWIYPIGEGAGYAGGIMSSAVDGILCAEKICEG; this is translated from the coding sequence ATGTTAAGAATTAATAATGTGAAAGTCCATCTCAATGAAACGGATGCCCGTAATGTGATTGCGGCGAAGCTCAATATCCGTAAACGTGAGATTCAGGATGTAAAAATATTACGACGCAGTATCGATGCGCGTCGCAGTAAAGTCTTCTTTAACTGCAGCTACGCTTTTAGCTGTCAAAATGAAGAGGCTTTATTAGCAGCCCATAAGGAGTTACAGCCTTATGTGCCTTATGTCTATACGTATCCTCAGCCAACCGCTAAACGCGTGATGGTGGTTGGCAGCGGCCCGGCAGGGTTATTTTGCGCTTATGTGTTAGCGAAAGCTGGCGTAAAGGTTACCCTTGTCGAACGGGGCAAGTGCGTTGAAGAACGTGTCAAAGATGTTGATGATCTGTTTGAAAAAGGAATCATTCATCCCGAATCAAATATTGCTTTTGGCGAAGGCGGGGCGGGGACGTTCTCGGATGGTAAATTAACGACCGGAACAAAAAATAAACGCATCCGTTATATCTTAGATGAATTTATCAAACATGGCGCTCCGAAGGAAATCGGTTATGATGCGCTGCCGCATATCGGAACGGATCGCTTACGTCAGGTGTTAATTGCGATGCGTCAGGATCTGATGGCTCATGGCGGTGAGGTCCGTTTTGAAACGAAATTTGTCGATTTTAAAGTCGAAGGAGATAAACATTTCGTTTGTCTCAAACATCAGGGAAAAGAATACTGGGAAGAAACGGATGATCTCGTTTTAGCGATCGGTCATAGTGCCCGCGATACCTATGCAATGCTTGCGCAAAAACTGACCATGCATCCCAAAGCCTTTGCGGTAGGAGTCCGCATTGAACAGTTGCAGGAAGATATTAATAAACATCAATATAAACAGGATTATCGCAATAAGCATTTAAAAGCAGCCCCTTATAAATTAGCTGTTCGCACATCCGAAGGACGCGGTGTTTATACTTTCTGTATGTGTCCCGGCGGAGTGGTGGTGCCTTCTACAGAAGAGGACGGCTTATTATGTATCAATGGCATGAGCTATTATGCTCGTGATGGACAAAATGCTAATAGTGCTATTTTAGTGAATGTCAGTCCAGAAGATTTTGGCTTTGATGATGTCTTAGCTGGCGTCGCTTTTCAGAAAGATCTAGAAAGACGCGCTTATGCCTTAGGCGGCGGCAACTTATCTGCGCCCGTGCAGAAAGTGGTTGATTATATGCAGGGGGAAGTTACGACATCTTTTGGAAAGGTCTTACCAACTTATCGTCCGGGGACAACTTTTGCCGATCTTAATCAGGTTTTCCCTGAGGTCATTAACCGTAATTTGAAAGAAGGTTTACAGCTGATGAATGAACGCTTTAAAGGCTTCTATGATGAAGATACATTAATTACGGCTGTGGAATCTCGTTCTTCCGCACCGGTGCGTATTGAACGCGATGAAAATATGTCAGCGCAGGGTTGGATTTATCCGATTGGCGAAGGTGCTGGCTATGCCGGCGGGATCATGTCATCAGCTGTGGATGGCATCTTATGTGCGGAAAAGATCTGTGAAGGATAG
- a CDS encoding C40 family peptidase — protein MRKTIIHALRPAGKQLKQVHASHRHLNGKILMASFGCMGVIALGSYFAADREAPKIKQSTMAIDYGSTLSKNNIKISDNRESKKDLIIHIDKSHLNVKKLGSYTVKVKATDSYNNTTVRNVKINVVDHEAPFVKGIHSDGDYILVEAGGSTDLSKYLTITDNVDGNLFAKAKFSKALSTSAPGIQTIGVEVADSSGNVTKKDLPIKVLDSQPPEWQDVNTDHTINFGDEFDISKYIKAVDNLDGDVRVDTIGTVNTKKLGSQTITIQATDSSGHSTKKTVTFTVKDLKGPEIAVKDENMTLKPGDAFDPKAQITSVTDNVDGKIDVDKVQIDSNVDTSKKGSYQVTYTVKDQAGNTTTKVLKVEVNNEGELMVQYGKQYLNVPYVFGGTTPDGFDCSGFTGWVYKKFGKSLPRTAAAQYDATTRVEKKDLQIGDLVFFSNTYKPGVSHVGIYMGDGKMVDASGDHVQIDDINTGYWAAHYTSGGRYKTK, from the coding sequence ATGCGTAAGACCATAATCCATGCACTTCGTCCCGCAGGAAAACAGCTTAAGCAGGTCCATGCTTCTCATCGTCATCTGAATGGGAAAATTCTGATGGCGTCTTTTGGATGTATGGGTGTCATTGCCTTGGGCAGTTATTTTGCGGCGGATCGTGAAGCCCCAAAAATTAAACAAAGTACCATGGCCATAGATTATGGCAGTACACTTAGCAAAAACAATATTAAGATTTCTGATAATAGGGAATCTAAAAAAGATCTTATTATTCATATTGATAAATCTCATTTGAATGTGAAGAAGCTTGGCAGTTACACGGTCAAAGTGAAAGCCACGGATTCTTACAATAATACTACGGTTCGCAATGTGAAAATCAATGTCGTTGATCATGAAGCACCATTTGTCAAGGGAATTCATAGTGATGGTGATTATATTTTAGTTGAAGCGGGCGGTAGTACTGATTTGTCTAAATATCTTACGATTACTGATAATGTCGATGGCAATCTCTTTGCGAAAGCCAAATTCTCCAAAGCCTTATCGACATCCGCACCTGGGATTCAGACGATTGGGGTGGAAGTGGCTGATTCAAGCGGCAATGTGACGAAGAAAGACTTACCGATCAAAGTGCTCGATTCACAGCCGCCAGAATGGCAGGATGTCAATACCGATCACACCATTAACTTTGGCGATGAATTTGATATCAGTAAATATATTAAAGCCGTTGATAACTTAGATGGTGATGTCCGTGTTGATACGATTGGCACGGTTAATACGAAGAAGTTAGGCAGTCAGACAATTACCATTCAGGCCACCGATTCAAGCGGTCATAGTACGAAAAAGACGGTTACCTTTACGGTGAAGGATCTGAAAGGTCCAGAAATCGCTGTAAAAGATGAGAATATGACGCTAAAACCTGGTGATGCCTTTGATCCAAAAGCGCAGATCACGTCCGTTACTGATAACGTCGATGGCAAGATCGATGTAGATAAGGTGCAGATTGATTCAAATGTTGATACATCGAAGAAAGGCTCTTATCAGGTCACTTATACGGTGAAAGATCAAGCGGGTAATACAACGACGAAAGTCTTAAAGGTGGAAGTCAATAATGAAGGGGAACTGATGGTACAATACGGTAAACAGTATCTCAATGTCCCTTATGTCTTTGGCGGAACGACACCAGATGGCTTTGACTGTTCCGGCTTTACCGGCTGGGTCTATAAGAAGTTTGGCAAGTCGCTGCCGCGTACCGCTGCAGCGCAGTATGATGCGACAACGCGCGTAGAGAAGAAAGATTTACAGATTGGTGATCTGGTCTTCTTTAGTAATACTTATAAACCAGGGGTTTCCCATGTGGGTATTTACATGGGCGATGGCAAGATGGTTGATGCCTCTGGTGATCATGTTCAAATTGATGATATTAATACCGGTTACTGGGCTGCCCATTACACTAGCGGCGGTCGATATAAGACGAAATAG
- a CDS encoding ABC transporter substrate-binding protein, whose translation MKAIKGLLAASLAASVLVGCSSNTSSKVKKVGIIQMMDHTSLNTIKKAYDKEMKALGYNSKNVEYVFKNGQGNTNTLASIANQFQGENLDCVVAIATPAAQAVAKLANKTPIIFSAVSDPVGAKLTSSLDKPDKNMTGTSDQVQVDQIIDQALAVQPKMKKIGLLYNKGEANSVTNITNVKKYLKKKGIATQEATVTKVSEVQSAMNVLASKCDAVFTPNDNTVASAMSIASKAANQAKVPYYVGADSMVKDGGFLTVGIDYNDLGKETAKMCDQVLKGKKPANMPVKIFKTNLNIYVNQKTLKTLGLKLPASITSNKKYIKVD comes from the coding sequence ATGAAAGCAATCAAAGGTCTTTTAGCAGCATCTTTAGCTGCATCAGTATTAGTAGGATGTTCTTCAAACACATCAAGTAAGGTGAAAAAAGTCGGGATTATCCAGATGATGGATCATACTTCACTCAACACCATTAAAAAAGCTTATGACAAGGAAATGAAAGCTTTAGGCTACAATTCTAAAAATGTCGAATATGTTTTTAAAAATGGTCAGGGGAATACCAATACCTTAGCGTCGATCGCCAATCAGTTCCAGGGGGAAAACTTAGACTGCGTGGTTGCGATTGCGACGCCGGCAGCGCAGGCCGTTGCGAAATTAGCCAATAAAACACCAATTATCTTCTCTGCAGTGTCTGATCCTGTCGGTGCTAAATTAACGTCATCTTTAGATAAACCGGATAAGAATATGACGGGGACAAGTGATCAGGTGCAGGTGGATCAGATTATTGATCAGGCTTTAGCGGTGCAGCCAAAGATGAAAAAGATTGGTTTACTTTATAATAAAGGAGAAGCCAATTCGGTTACGAATATCACGAATGTTAAAAAATATTTAAAGAAGAAAGGTATTGCAACGCAGGAAGCCACCGTTACGAAAGTATCGGAAGTGCAGAGTGCGATGAATGTCCTCGCTTCTAAGTGTGATGCTGTCTTTACGCCTAATGATAATACCGTTGCCAGCGCGATGAGCATTGCCTCTAAAGCGGCTAATCAGGCAAAAGTCCCTTATTATGTAGGAGCGGATTCGATGGTTAAAGATGGCGGTTTCTTAACTGTTGGAATTGATTACAATGATTTAGGTAAAGAAACAGCCAAAATGTGTGATCAGGTTTTAAAAGGTAAAAAACCAGCGAATATGCCAGTGAAGATCTTTAAAACCAATTTAAATATTTATGTCAACCAGAAGACTTTAAAGACCTTAGGTTTAAAACTACCAGCGTCTATCACTTCTAATAAGAAGTATATTAAAGTCGATTAA
- a CDS encoding ABC transporter permease: protein MNNLMTIVIGALELGGIFALLALGCYISFNVLDIPDLTVDGSFTTGCATSVVITAAGAPALGLGMAFIAGALAGLVTAFLMTKLKINAILSGILTQTALYSVNLRIQHQTPNISLMDDHTVFTPFNGFAPYDKIILIYLIVIVIVLLMNYFLKTQMGLALRACGDNEDMVRASSIDTDKMKMIGLALANGLVGLSGALYTQQQGYSDITSGIGMMVIGLASIIIGQTFIRSTRISLTLVAAVVGAIIYRFILTFAIMAGVPSGDLNLLSSAIVIVAIAIPILKRRKVKNA, encoded by the coding sequence ATGAACAATCTCATGACTATTGTCATCGGGGCGTTAGAATTAGGCGGCATCTTCGCCTTACTGGCGCTAGGCTGTTATATCAGTTTTAATGTCCTGGATATCCCCGATTTAACTGTTGATGGATCATTTACCACCGGCTGTGCCACTTCCGTTGTCATTACGGCGGCGGGGGCCCCAGCCTTGGGGTTAGGGATGGCTTTTATTGCCGGCGCTTTAGCCGGCTTAGTGACAGCCTTTCTGATGACCAAATTAAAGATCAATGCGATTTTATCCGGGATCTTAACCCAGACCGCCCTTTATTCGGTCAATTTACGTATTCAGCATCAGACCCCTAATATTTCATTAATGGATGATCATACGGTGTTTACTCCTTTTAACGGGTTTGCTCCTTATGACAAGATCATTTTGATCTATCTGATTGTCATTGTGATTGTCTTGCTGATGAATTATTTCCTCAAGACGCAGATGGGTTTAGCGCTTCGAGCTTGCGGCGATAATGAAGATATGGTCAGAGCCAGCTCGATTGATACCGATAAAATGAAAATGATCGGTTTAGCTTTAGCCAATGGTTTAGTGGGCTTAAGCGGCGCCCTCTACACTCAGCAGCAGGGCTATTCTGATATCACTTCAGGGATCGGGATGATGGTCATCGGTTTAGCTTCCATTATTATCGGACAGACGTTTATTCGTTCAACGCGCATTTCGTTAACCTTAGTGGCGGCGGTTGTCGGTGCGATTATCTATCGTTTTATCTTAACCTTCGCGATTATGGCTGGGGTCCCATCAGGCGATCTGAACTTATTATCAAGTGCCATCGTCATTGTGGCCATTGCCATTCCAATTCTCAAAAGGAGGAAAGTCAAAAATGCTTAA